A region of Saccharococcus thermophilus DNA encodes the following proteins:
- the rpoN gene encoding RNA polymerase factor sigma-54 has protein sequence MRTELLQEQRLKLALTKELTQAIELLQYSAVELQSFLYEQSLDNPFLEVRDHRWKRSGRRLSDKDKQQWLENMSARSETLSAHLMAQLPALSLAKREERAVRYLIASLDEDGYLRIDLEEIANRLAISREEAEKALEIVQSLEPAGVGARSLEECLYLQLRRLPERDEFAEQIIKHHFSLFAEKSWKTLAKQLGVDIASLQRVWDLIRTLEPRPGIHYTKEMPHFIIPDIIIERGAEKGEWRIFFNDDVHPELVWNREYEQRISYSYDSQVHGFVKDKYRQFLWLVKSLEQRKQTLLNIMAVIVNKQLPCLETGFAALKPLTMREVAEELGIHESTVSRAVKNKYVQTPFGTVELRRFFASSVSPVYAEEDAASSVKVKMVMKQLIETEDKKQPLSDQKLAELLQEQYGIVVSRRTVAKYREQLHIPSSAKRKQYG, from the coding sequence ATGAGGACGGAATTATTGCAAGAGCAACGGTTGAAGCTGGCGCTGACAAAAGAACTGACGCAGGCGATTGAACTATTGCAGTACTCTGCCGTGGAACTGCAATCTTTTTTATACGAACAGTCACTCGATAATCCTTTTTTGGAGGTTCGTGATCATCGTTGGAAGCGAAGCGGGCGCCGCTTATCGGACAAAGACAAACAGCAGTGGCTGGAAAATATGAGCGCGCGCTCCGAAACGCTTTCGGCGCATTTAATGGCACAGTTGCCGGCGCTTTCGCTTGCAAAACGGGAAGAACGCGCCGTGCGTTACCTCATCGCTTCCCTTGATGAAGACGGCTATTTGCGGATCGATCTAGAAGAAATTGCTAATCGATTAGCTATTTCAAGGGAGGAAGCGGAAAAGGCGCTTGAAATCGTTCAGTCATTAGAGCCGGCTGGCGTTGGAGCGCGCAGCTTGGAAGAATGTTTATATTTGCAGTTGCGACGTTTGCCAGAGCGGGATGAATTTGCTGAACAAATCATCAAACATCATTTTTCCTTATTTGCGGAAAAGTCATGGAAAACATTGGCGAAGCAGCTTGGGGTCGATATCGCCTCGTTGCAGCGCGTATGGGATTTAATCCGCACGCTTGAACCGCGTCCTGGCATTCATTACACAAAGGAGATGCCGCATTTTATCATTCCGGATATCATCATCGAACGCGGCGCGGAAAAAGGAGAATGGCGCATTTTCTTTAACGACGATGTGCATCCGGAATTAGTCTGGAATCGGGAGTATGAACAGAGAATTTCCTATTCCTACGATAGCCAAGTTCACGGTTTTGTCAAAGATAAATATCGGCAGTTTTTATGGCTTGTTAAAAGCTTAGAGCAACGCAAACAAACGTTGTTAAATATTATGGCCGTCATTGTCAATAAGCAGCTGCCATGTTTGGAAACGGGGTTTGCTGCGTTAAAGCCCCTCACGATGCGTGAAGTGGCCGAGGAGCTAGGCATTCACGAATCTACTGTCAGCCGTGCGGTGAAAAATAAATACGTGCAAACGCCGTTTGGCACCGTGGAACTGCGCCGCTTTTTTGCCAGTTCTGTTTCTCCTGTTTATGCAGAGGAGGATGCGGCTTCTTCGGTAAAAGTAAAAATGGTGATGAAGCAGTTAATAGAGACAGAAGACAAAAAACAGCCCCTCTCCGACCAAAAGCTTGCTGAGTTGTTACAGGAGCAATACGGCATCGTCGTTTCGCGGAGAACGGTCGCCAAATACCGCGAGCAGCTGCATATTCCATCATCGGCAAAGCGAAAACAGTATGGATAA
- a CDS encoding glutaredoxin family protein yields MKINLYSKTNCPLCDKAKQVLQELQNEFSFQINEIDIYQDDTLLEKYQLMIPVVEIDGEEVDFGLVQKDVIRKRLLEARKS; encoded by the coding sequence ATGAAGATTAATTTATATTCCAAAACGAACTGCCCGTTATGCGACAAAGCGAAGCAAGTCCTGCAAGAGCTACAAAACGAGTTCTCCTTTCAAATCAATGAAATCGATATTTATCAAGATGACACGCTGCTGGAAAAATATCAATTAATGATTCCTGTAGTCGAGATCGACGGGGAAGAAGTAGATTTTGGCCTTGTTCAAAAAGATGTCATAAGAAAGCGCTTACTAGAGGCGCGAAAAAGTTGA
- the gap gene encoding type I glyceraldehyde-3-phosphate dehydrogenase, with translation MAVKIGINGFGRIGRNVFRAALKNPNIEVVAVNDLTDANTLAHLLKYDSVHGKLDAEVSVNGNNIVVNGKEIVVKAERDPAQLAWNELGVDIVVESTGRFTKREDAAKHLEAGAKKVIISAPAKNEDITIVMGVNQDKYDPANHHIISNASCTTNCLAPFAKVLHEKFGIVRGMMTTVHSYTNDQQILDLPHKDLRRARAAAESIIPTTTGAAKAVALVLPELKGKLNGMAMRVPTPNVSVVDLVAELEKEVTVEEVNAVLKEAAEGELKGILAYSEDPLVSRDYNGSTASSTIDALSTMVLEGKMVKVISWYDNETGYSHRVVDLAEYIASKGL, from the coding sequence ATGGCTGTAAAAATTGGTATTAACGGTTTTGGCCGTATCGGCCGTAACGTATTTCGGGCTGCATTAAAAAATCCAAACATTGAAGTAGTGGCGGTAAATGACTTAACGGACGCCAATACATTGGCACATCTGTTGAAATATGACTCGGTTCATGGAAAATTAGATGCCGAAGTATCCGTCAACGGTAATAATATCGTTGTCAATGGAAAAGAAATCGTGGTGAAAGCAGAGCGCGATCCAGCCCAATTAGCATGGAACGAATTAGGTGTAGACATTGTCGTTGAATCAACAGGACGCTTCACGAAACGTGAAGATGCGGCAAAACATTTAGAAGCTGGAGCGAAAAAAGTCATCATTTCCGCGCCGGCGAAAAACGAAGATATTACGATCGTTATGGGTGTAAACCAAGACAAATACGATCCGGCCAACCATCACATTATTTCTAACGCTTCTTGTACAACAAACTGCTTAGCGCCATTTGCGAAAGTGCTTCATGAAAAATTTGGCATTGTGCGCGGCATGATGACAACGGTTCACTCGTATACGAACGACCAACAAATTTTAGACTTGCCTCATAAAGATTTACGCCGTGCCCGCGCCGCTGCTGAGTCGATTATTCCGACAACTACTGGTGCGGCAAAAGCGGTTGCGCTTGTACTTCCTGAACTAAAAGGCAAACTAAACGGTATGGCAATGCGCGTACCGACACCAAACGTATCTGTTGTCGACCTTGTTGCGGAACTTGAAAAAGAAGTAACCGTTGAAGAAGTCAACGCAGTATTGAAAGAAGCAGCGGAGGGCGAATTAAAAGGCATCCTAGCTTACAGCGAAGATCCGCTAGTATCTCGCGATTATAACGGCAGCACTGCTTCTTCGACAATCGATGCGCTTTCCACAATGGTCCTAGAAGGAAAAATGGTAAAAGTCATTTCTTGGTACGATAACGAAACAGGCTACTCCCATCGCGTTGTGGATCTTGCCGAATATATTGCTTCAAAAGGCCTATAA
- a CDS encoding phosphoglycerate kinase — translation MNKKTVRDVDVRGKRVFCRVDFNVPMENGAITDDTRIRAALPTIRYLMEQGAKVILASHLGRPKGKVVEELRLNAVARRLSELLGKNVTKTDEAYGDAVKEAISKMNEGDVLLLENVRFYPGEEKNDSELAKAFAELADIYVNDAFGAAHRAHASTEGIAHYLPAVAGFLMEKEIEVLGKALSNPDRPFTAIIGGAKVKDKIGVIENLLNKVDNLIIGGGLAYTFVKALGHEIGKSLLEEDKIELAKSFMEKAKEKGVNFYMPVDAVVADRFAKDANTKVVAIDAIPSDWEALDIGPKTRELYRDVIMKSKLVVWNGPMGVFEMDAFAEGTKAVAQALADAVDTYSVIGGGDSAAAVEKFGLAEKMDHISTGGGASLEFMEGKQLPGVVALNDK, via the coding sequence ATGAACAAAAAGACGGTTCGGGATGTCGATGTGAGAGGAAAACGAGTATTTTGCCGCGTCGACTTTAACGTGCCAATGGAAAATGGCGCAATTACAGATGATACGCGCATCCGCGCCGCGCTTCCGACGATTCGTTATTTAATGGAACAAGGCGCAAAAGTGATCTTAGCGAGCCACCTTGGCCGCCCGAAAGGAAAAGTCGTCGAAGAATTACGCTTAAATGCTGTTGCTCGGCGTTTAAGTGAACTGCTTGGAAAAAATGTGACAAAAACAGACGAAGCATACGGTGATGCAGTAAAAGAAGCAATTTCGAAAATGAATGAAGGCGATGTATTGCTTCTAGAAAACGTCCGCTTTTATCCGGGCGAAGAGAAAAACGATTCGGAGCTGGCGAAAGCTTTTGCTGAATTAGCGGACATTTATGTGAACGATGCGTTTGGTGCTGCCCATCGGGCACATGCTTCTACAGAAGGAATTGCACACTACTTACCAGCGGTTGCCGGATTTTTAATGGAAAAAGAAATTGAAGTGTTAGGAAAAGCGTTGTCTAATCCAGATCGTCCATTTACGGCGATCATTGGCGGGGCGAAAGTAAAAGATAAAATTGGCGTTATTGAAAACTTACTTAATAAAGTGGACAACCTTATTATCGGCGGTGGACTGGCGTATACGTTTGTGAAAGCGCTCGGCCATGAAATTGGCAAATCACTGCTGGAAGAAGATAAAATTGAACTGGCCAAATCGTTTATGGAAAAAGCGAAAGAAAAAGGAGTTAACTTCTATATGCCGGTTGACGCCGTCGTAGCTGATCGGTTTGCGAAAGACGCCAATACGAAAGTCGTTGCGATTGATGCGATTCCAAGCGATTGGGAAGCGCTTGATATCGGTCCAAAAACACGCGAACTATATCGCGATGTCATTATGAAATCCAAGTTGGTTGTATGGAACGGTCCAATGGGCGTATTTGAAATGGATGCCTTTGCCGAAGGAACGAAAGCAGTAGCTCAAGCGTTAGCGGATGCTGTCGATACATATTCGGTCATCGGCGGCGGCGATTCCGCAGCGGCGGTAGAAAAATTCGGCTTAGCCGAAAAAATGGACCATATCTCTACCGGCGGCGGTGCATCGCTTGAATTTATGGAAGGAAAACAACTTCCTGGAGTGGTTGCGTTAAACGATAAATAA
- the tpiA gene encoding triose-phosphate isomerase — translation MRKRIIAGNWKMHKTLPEAVSFVEEVKRLVPPAERVDSVICAPFLFLDRLVQNVQGSDLKIGAQNMHFEDKGAFTGEISPVALKDIGVTYVIIGHSERREMFAETDETVNKKVLAAFKHGLIPIVCCGETLEQRESGKTNDIVGVQVKKALAGLTVEQAKQVVIAYEPIWAIGTGKSSTAEDANEVCGHIRSILADIFSEEVAQAVRIQYGGSVKPGNIREFLAQEHIDGALVGGASLDPKSFLQLVEAGQHE, via the coding sequence ATGAGAAAACGCATTATCGCAGGAAACTGGAAAATGCATAAAACATTGCCGGAGGCAGTAAGCTTCGTGGAAGAAGTAAAACGGCTTGTTCCACCGGCGGAACGAGTAGACTCTGTCATTTGTGCGCCATTTTTATTTTTGGACCGGCTTGTCCAAAACGTACAAGGATCTGATTTAAAAATCGGCGCGCAAAATATGCATTTTGAAGACAAAGGAGCGTTTACTGGCGAAATTAGCCCAGTTGCGCTGAAAGATATCGGTGTTACTTACGTGATTATCGGTCACTCCGAGCGCCGCGAAATGTTTGCGGAAACGGATGAAACGGTGAATAAAAAAGTACTTGCTGCTTTCAAACATGGGCTTATTCCAATTGTTTGCTGCGGTGAAACGTTAGAACAACGGGAAAGCGGCAAAACAAATGACATTGTTGGCGTGCAAGTAAAAAAAGCGCTTGCCGGTTTAACCGTAGAACAAGCAAAACAAGTGGTCATTGCTTATGAACCAATTTGGGCGATTGGCACTGGCAAATCGTCGACCGCTGAAGATGCAAATGAAGTATGCGGTCATATCCGTTCGATTCTTGCAGACATTTTTTCAGAAGAAGTGGCCCAAGCCGTACGCATTCAGTACGGTGGCAGCGTAAAACCGGGAAACATTCGCGAATTTTTAGCGCAAGAACATATTGATGGCGCCCTTGTCGGCGGTGCAAGCCTCGATCCGAAATCATTTTTACAACTAGTGGAGGCTGGACAACATGAGTAA
- the gpmI gene encoding 2,3-bisphosphoglycerate-independent phosphoglycerate mutase encodes MSKKPVALIILDGFALREETYGNAVAQAKKPNFDRYWNEYPHATLTACGEAVGLPEGQMGNSEVGHLNIGAGRIVYQSLTRVNIAIREGEFDRNETFLAAMNHVKEKGTNLHIFGLLSDGGVHSHINHLYALLRLAAKEGVKNVYIHGFLDGRDVGPQTAPKYIKELQQKIKEYGVGEIATLSGRYYSMDRDKRWERVEKAYRAMVYGEGPTYRDPLECIEDSYQHGIYDEFVLPSVIVREDGSPVATIKDEDAIIFYNFRPDRAIQISNTFTNEDFREFDRGPKHPKNLFFVCLTHFSETVKGYVAFKPTNLDNTLGEVLSQHGLRQLRIAETEKYPHVTFFMSGGREEKFPGEDRILINSPKVATYDLKPEMSAYEVTDALLKEIEADKYDAIILNYANPDMVGHSGKLEPTIKAVEAVDECLGKVVDAILAKGGIAIITADHGNADEVLTPDGKPQTAHTTNPVPVIVTKKGIELRKDGILGDLAPTMLDLLGLPQPKEMTGKTLIIKK; translated from the coding sequence ATGAGTAAAAAACCAGTGGCGTTAATTATTTTAGACGGATTTGCGCTTCGCGAAGAAACATATGGCAATGCGGTTGCGCAAGCGAAAAAACCAAACTTTGACCGGTATTGGAATGAATATCCGCATGCTACATTAACTGCATGCGGCGAGGCGGTCGGGTTGCCGGAAGGACAAATGGGCAACTCGGAAGTCGGCCATTTAAACATCGGCGCCGGCCGCATTGTCTATCAAAGTTTAACGCGCGTCAACATCGCGATTCGCGAAGGAGAGTTTGACCGCAATGAAACGTTTTTAGCGGCGATGAATCATGTGAAAGAAAAAGGCACGAATTTGCACATTTTCGGCCTTCTCTCCGACGGCGGCGTGCATAGCCATATTAACCATTTATATGCACTATTGCGGTTAGCGGCGAAAGAAGGCGTCAAAAACGTCTATATCCACGGCTTTTTAGATGGCCGCGACGTCGGACCGCAAACGGCGCCAAAATATATCAAAGAATTGCAACAAAAAATAAAAGAGTATGGCGTCGGGGAAATTGCGACCTTATCGGGCCGTTATTATTCGATGGACCGAGATAAACGATGGGAGCGCGTCGAAAAAGCGTACCGCGCGATGGTATATGGGGAAGGACCAACCTATCGCGATCCGCTTGAGTGCATTGAAGACTCTTATCAACATGGCATTTACGATGAATTCGTGCTTCCGTCGGTCATCGTGCGCGAAGACGGCTCGCCGGTGGCGACGATTAAAGACGAAGACGCAATCATTTTTTACAACTTCCGTCCAGACCGGGCGATTCAAATTTCCAATACGTTTACGAACGAAGACTTCCGCGAGTTCGACCGCGGTCCGAAACATCCGAAAAACTTGTTCTTTGTATGCTTAACACACTTTAGTGAAACCGTAAAAGGGTATGTCGCGTTTAAACCGACGAATTTGGATAATACGCTCGGTGAAGTCCTATCGCAACATGGATTGCGCCAGCTTCGCATCGCGGAAACGGAAAAATATCCGCACGTTACGTTCTTTATGAGCGGTGGACGGGAAGAGAAGTTTCCAGGTGAAGACCGCATCTTAATCAACTCACCAAAAGTTGCGACATATGACTTGAAACCGGAAATGAGCGCTTACGAAGTAACGGATGCGCTCCTCAAAGAAATTGAAGCAGATAAATATGACGCAATCATTTTAAACTATGCGAACCCAGACATGGTCGGCCACTCCGGCAAGCTGGAACCGACCATTAAAGCGGTCGAAGCGGTCGATGAATGTCTTGGCAAAGTCGTCGACGCGATTTTAGCCAAAGGTGGCATCGCGATTATTACGGCAGACCACGGAAACGCGGATGAAGTATTGACGCCGGATGGCAAACCGCAAACGGCACATACGACGAACCCGGTTCCGGTCATCGTAACGAAAAAAGGAATCGAACTCCGCAAGGACGGCATTTTAGGCGATTTAGCACCAACGATGCTTGATTTGCTTGGCCTGCCTCAACCGAAAGAAATGACAGGAAAAACGTTAATTATAAAAAAATAA
- the eno gene encoding phosphopyruvate hydratase, translated as MSAIIDVYAREVLDSRGNPTVEVEVYTEDGGFGRALVPSGASTGEYEAVELRDGDKSRYLGKGVLKAVENVNEVIAPAIIGFEVTDQVGIDKTLIELDGTENKGKLGANAILGVSLAVARAAADELDMPLYQYLGGFNAKTLPVPMMNILNGGAHADNNVDIQEFMIMPVGAKSFREALRMGAEIFHSLKAVLKAKGYNTAVGDEGGFAPNLKSNEEALQTIIEAIEKAGYKPGEEVMLAMDVASSELYNKEDGKYHLEGEGVVRTSEEMVAWYEELVSKYPIISIEDGLDENDWEGHKLLTERLGKKVQLVGDDLFVTNTKKLAEGIEKGVGNSILIKVNQIGTLTETFDAIEMAKRAGYTAVVSHRSGETEDSTIADIAVATNAGQIKTGAPSRTDRVAKYNQLLRIEDQLGDTAIYNGIKSFYNLKK; from the coding sequence ATGTCTGCAATTATTGATGTATACGCACGTGAAGTATTAGACTCTCGCGGCAATCCGACAGTAGAAGTCGAAGTATATACAGAAGATGGCGGCTTTGGCCGCGCATTAGTACCAAGCGGTGCATCAACAGGAGAATACGAAGCAGTGGAATTGCGCGACGGCGATAAAAGCCGCTATCTTGGCAAAGGCGTATTAAAAGCGGTGGAAAACGTCAATGAAGTCATCGCACCAGCGATTATCGGTTTTGAAGTGACAGACCAAGTCGGCATTGATAAAACGTTAATTGAACTAGATGGCACAGAAAACAAAGGCAAATTAGGGGCAAACGCTATTTTAGGTGTATCTTTGGCAGTAGCGCGCGCAGCTGCAGATGAATTAGACATGCCATTATACCAATATCTTGGCGGATTTAACGCAAAAACATTGCCAGTGCCGATGATGAACATCTTAAACGGCGGCGCACATGCCGATAACAACGTCGACATCCAAGAATTTATGATTATGCCTGTCGGCGCGAAAAGCTTCCGCGAAGCGCTTCGCATGGGAGCAGAAATTTTCCATAGCTTAAAAGCGGTATTAAAAGCAAAAGGCTACAACACGGCGGTTGGTGACGAAGGCGGATTTGCGCCAAACTTGAAATCCAACGAAGAAGCGCTGCAAACGATCATTGAAGCGATTGAAAAAGCGGGATACAAACCAGGCGAAGAAGTCATGCTGGCGATGGACGTTGCATCTTCCGAGCTTTACAACAAAGAAGATGGCAAATACCATCTTGAAGGTGAAGGCGTTGTAAGAACGTCGGAAGAAATGGTCGCATGGTATGAAGAACTTGTTTCCAAATATCCAATTATTTCGATTGAAGACGGTTTAGATGAAAATGACTGGGAAGGCCACAAGCTATTAACAGAGCGCCTTGGCAAAAAAGTACAGCTTGTCGGTGACGACTTGTTTGTAACGAATACGAAAAAACTGGCCGAAGGAATTGAAAAAGGCGTCGGCAACTCGATTCTGATTAAAGTAAACCAAATCGGTACATTAACCGAAACGTTCGATGCGATTGAGATGGCAAAACGCGCTGGATATACGGCGGTTGTTTCCCACCGCTCTGGTGAAACGGAAGACAGCACGATCGCTGATATCGCGGTAGCGACAAACGCCGGCCAAATCAAAACAGGGGCTCCTTCCCGCACCGACCGCGTCGCGAAATACAATCAATTGCTCCGCATCGAAGATCAGCTTGGCGACACGGCGATTTACAACGGTATCAAATCGTTCTATAACTTGAAAAAATAA
- a CDS encoding carboxylesterase/lipase family protein, translated as MANTLVETRYGKLQGSKNGSVYCWKGVPYAKAPVGELRFQPPQPPEPWTGVRDATKFGSVAMQPADALFGGGLGRVAESGSEDCLFLNIWSSGADGKKRPVMVWIHGGAFLFGSGSMPWYDGTQFAKHGDVVVVTINYRLNVFGFLHLVDLFGEDYAASGNCGILDQIAALRWVQENIEAFGGDPKQVTIFGESAGAASVGTLLAMPEAKGLFQKAILQSGSGALLLNSAAKASVMAEKILHQAGIRPGDRDRLLTIPAEQLLQAALSLGSQVSYGPVVDGKALPHHPIEALKEGAARDIPILIGVTKDEYNLFAITDPTWTTLSEQQLLQRIYREVGPVPQQVVDYYLHAGDESEPTWQKLLRIMTYRVFTNGMLRTADYQVEQGAKVWMYRFDYETPVLGGKLKACHTLELPFVFANLHQPGIANFTGDSPNRERISKQMHHAWISFARSGDPNHDSLPEKWQAYDFGKRAVMIFDASSHVAENPFGKERAVWETSIAK; from the coding sequence ATGGCCAACACGTTAGTCGAGACACGCTATGGAAAATTGCAAGGGAGCAAAAATGGAAGCGTTTACTGTTGGAAAGGAGTTCCGTACGCAAAAGCGCCAGTAGGAGAACTTCGTTTTCAGCCGCCACAGCCACCTGAGCCTTGGACGGGAGTGCGCGACGCGACAAAGTTTGGTTCTGTTGCGATGCAGCCAGCTGATGCGCTGTTTGGTGGGGGATTGGGGCGTGTTGCGGAATCTGGCAGCGAAGATTGTTTGTTCCTTAACATTTGGTCGTCGGGAGCAGATGGCAAGAAACGGCCTGTCATGGTCTGGATTCACGGAGGAGCATTTTTATTTGGTTCGGGCTCGATGCCATGGTATGACGGCACCCAATTTGCGAAACACGGTGATGTCGTTGTCGTGACGATCAATTACCGGCTGAACGTATTTGGCTTTCTCCATTTAGTGGATTTATTTGGTGAAGATTATGCTGCTTCCGGAAATTGCGGTATTTTGGATCAAATAGCGGCATTGCGATGGGTGCAGGAAAATATTGAGGCGTTTGGAGGAGACCCGAAACAAGTTACGATTTTTGGCGAATCGGCAGGAGCAGCGAGCGTCGGCACATTGTTAGCCATGCCTGAGGCAAAAGGGTTATTTCAAAAAGCGATTTTACAAAGCGGTTCAGGCGCGCTTTTGTTGAATTCTGCAGCCAAGGCGAGCGTGATGGCAGAAAAGATACTGCATCAAGCTGGCATCCGTCCGGGAGATCGTGACCGATTGCTGACGATTCCGGCAGAACAGCTGCTTCAAGCAGCGCTGTCGCTTGGCTCGCAAGTGTCTTACGGACCGGTGGTAGACGGAAAAGCGCTACCCCATCATCCGATCGAAGCGCTAAAAGAAGGGGCAGCCCGCGATATTCCGATCTTGATTGGCGTCACGAAAGACGAGTACAATTTATTTGCGATAACAGACCCGACATGGACGACGCTTAGCGAACAACAACTGTTGCAGCGTATTTATAGAGAAGTTGGCCCGGTTCCGCAACAAGTAGTAGATTATTATCTTCATGCAGGGGATGAATCGGAGCCAACTTGGCAAAAGTTGCTGCGCATTATGACTTACCGCGTATTTACTAACGGCATGTTGCGTACCGCCGATTATCAAGTGGAACAAGGTGCCAAAGTTTGGATGTACCGCTTTGACTATGAAACGCCAGTGCTTGGCGGCAAATTAAAAGCGTGCCATACGCTGGAGTTGCCATTTGTATTTGCAAACCTTCACCAGCCAGGGATTGCGAACTTTACCGGCGATAGCCCAAATCGAGAACGAATTTCTAAACAAATGCATCACGCGTGGATTTCGTTTGCCCGTAGCGGTGATCCGAATCATGATTCGCTGCCGGAAAAGTGGCAAGCATATGATTTTGGGAAGCGGGCGGTGATGATTTTCGACGCATCCAGCCATGTGGCGGAAAATCCATTTGGCAAAGAAAGAGCCGTTTGGGAGACCTCAATAGCAAAATAG
- the secG gene encoding preprotein translocase subunit SecG, protein MHTLLVTLLVIVSIALIAIVLLQSGRNAGLSGAITGGAEQLFGKQKARGLDAVFQRITVVLAVLFFVLTIAVTYAQL, encoded by the coding sequence ATGCATACATTGCTTGTTACATTGCTGGTGATCGTTTCGATTGCGCTTATTGCTATTGTTTTGTTGCAGTCGGGAAGAAACGCGGGACTTTCCGGTGCGATTACCGGCGGCGCCGAGCAGCTATTTGGAAAGCAGAAAGCGCGTGGGTTGGATGCGGTATTTCAGCGCATCACCGTAGTATTGGCCGTATTGTTTTTTGTGCTGACGATTGCCGTGACGTACGCGCAACTTTAA
- a CDS encoding alpha/beta hydrolase yields MKIVPPKPFFFEAGERAVLLLHGFTGNSSDVRMLGRFLEAKGYTCHAPIYKGHGVPPEELVHTGPDDWWQDVMNAYEFLRNKGYEKIAVAGLSLGGVFSLKLGYTVPVVGIIPMCAPMYIKSEETMYQGVLKYAREYKKREGKTAEQIEKEMEEFKKTPMRTLKALQELIADVRDHIDLIYAPTFVVQARNDDMINTDSANIIYNGVESPVKKIKWYEESGHVITLDKEKEQLHRDIYEFLESLDW; encoded by the coding sequence ATGAAGATCGTTCCACCAAAGCCATTTTTCTTTGAAGCAGGGGAGCGTGCCGTGTTATTGCTGCACGGTTTTACTGGAAACTCATCCGATGTAAGAATGTTGGGCCGTTTTCTAGAGGCAAAAGGATATACATGCCATGCGCCGATTTATAAAGGACACGGTGTGCCTCCGGAAGAGCTTGTACATACCGGACCGGACGATTGGTGGCAAGATGTCATGAACGCCTATGAATTTTTAAGAAATAAAGGGTACGAAAAAATTGCAGTCGCAGGATTATCGCTTGGCGGCGTATTTTCCTTGAAATTAGGTTACACTGTACCTGTAGTGGGAATTATTCCGATGTGCGCGCCGATGTATATTAAAAGCGAGGAAACGATGTACCAGGGCGTATTGAAATATGCGCGCGAATATAAAAAGCGGGAAGGAAAAACAGCAGAGCAAATTGAAAAAGAAATGGAAGAGTTTAAAAAGACACCGATGCGCACATTAAAAGCATTACAGGAGCTGATTGCCGACGTCCGTGATCATATCGATCTCATTTATGCGCCGACATTTGTCGTGCAAGCTCGGAATGATGACATGATTAACACGGATAGTGCAAATATTATTTATAACGGCGTTGAATCACCAGTGAAAAAAATCAAATGGTATGAAGAGTCAGGTCATGTCATTACGCTAGACAAAGAAAAAGAACAGCTGCATAGGGATATTTATGAGTTTTTAGAGTCGTTAGATTGGTAA